Proteins encoded within one genomic window of Drosophila willistoni isolate 14030-0811.24 chromosome XL unlocalized genomic scaffold, UCI_dwil_1.1 Seg141, whole genome shotgun sequence:
- the LOC6648488 gene encoding nucleolar complex protein 4 homolog, which produces MKKSSKAERKLQPKAEKAQRVELSLSLLQDKANDILNSTSLDTKAIQTLVDLLKLTDNEQLHVQASDVILVLEVIFKNLLKRNAMHVPLKNEEHKAKNKHAKCLSLYNELWAHLLNFMTDTDSKAAAEMSLKVAMQLLAVEAKHPISPTPKSKKNDVWPLNRLHSILYTIVNAEHTQIAPTLKHFEKYARCLDVLQNLLQILPQLAPEKSTDEIADKVLNYLAIVNLLDMGKSVLNDQQYHVKSSEFEFDYEKGRQDLNLIWQSILKIASFTGLDNEKIHRQVLVVLLERILPHLEDPIQLTDFLMDSLHQFDGAIALLALQGIFSLMQKQNITYPDVYEKLYNMFYPRMFFNKFKARLFYLADIFLTSTHLPENLVAAFVKRLARLSLSAAPEDALIMIRFVCNLLLRHTGLQRLIRATPAEANEAIVDPYDINETNPIKSKALESSLWEMVLLQKHAVPEVAQAARFVSQSSLPVMEFDLGPLLERKTCDLFDDEVKQQAKQFMLHYDRPSNFALPKQDIVTKYWDFI; this is translated from the exons ATGAAGAAATCATCGAAAGCAGAAAGAAAACTGCAACCGAAGGCGGAGAAGGCACAGAGGGTAGAGCTGTCGTTATCCCTGTTGCAGGACAAGGCCAATGACATATTGAACTCCACCAGCTTGGATACAAAAGCAATACAAACTCTGGTGGACCTGTTG AAACTAACCGACAATGAGCAACTACACGTACAGGCTTCCGATgttattttggttttggagGTAATATTCAAGAATTTGTTGAAACGAAATGCGATGCACGTGCCTCTAAAGAATGAAGAACACAAGGCGAAGAACAAACATGCCAAATGCCTGAGCCTGTACAATGAGTTATGGGCTCACTTGCTCAACTTCATGACCGACACGGATTCTAAAGCAGCAGCTGAAATGTCCCTTAAAGTGGCCATGCAACTGCTGGCTGTGGAAGCTAAACATCCAATATCACCGACTCCGAAATCCAAAAAGAATGATGTTTGGCCTTTAAATCGCTTGCATAGCATTTTGTACACAATTGTCAATGCTGAGCATACACAGATCGCGCCCACACTGAAgcattttgaaaaatatgctCGCTGTTTGGATGTGTTGCAAAATCTGCTTCAAATATTGCCACAACTAGCACCGGAAAAGTCGACGGATGAGATCGCAGACAAGGTTCTAAATTATTTGGCAATTGTAAATTTGCTAGATATGGGCAAATCAGTTCTAAATGATCAGCAGTATCATGTGAAATCAAGTGAATTTGAATTCGATTATGAAAAAGGGCGTCAGGATTTAAATCTGATTTGGCAAAGCATTTTGAAGATAGCGTCTTTTACTGGCCTAGATAATGAGAAAATCCATCGACAAGTTTTGGTTGTACTGTTGGAGAGAATATTGCCACACTTGGAGGATCCCATACAGTTAACTGACTTTCTAATGGACTCACTGCATCAATTTG ACGGCGCTATTGCTCTGTTGGCCCTGCAAGGCATTTTCTCTTTGATGCAAAAACAGAATATTACCTATCCGGATGTATATGAGAAGCTTTATAACATGTTCTATCCCCGTATGTTCTTCAATAAGTTTAAGGCTCGCCTTTTCTATTTGGCTGACATTTTTCTGACCTCCACACATTTACCTGAGAATTTGGTGGCCGCATTTGTTAAACGCTTGGCTCGACTCTCACTGAGTGCAGCCCCGGAAGATGCACTAATTATGATACGTTTTGTTTGCAATTTATTACTGCGCCACACGGGTCTGCAGCGTTTAATTCGTGCCACGCCCGCAGAAGCAAATGAGGCAATAGTCGATCCCTATGACATTAATGAGACGAATCCGATAAAATCGAAAGCATTAGAGAGCTCGTTGTGGGAAATGGTTTTGCTACAAAAACATGCTGTTCCCGAAGTAGCCCAAGCCGCTCGGTTTGTCTCCCAATCCTCATTGCCTGTTATGGAATTCGATTTGGGTCCTCTACTGGAAAGAAAAACCTGCGAT TTGTTCGATGATGAAGTCAAGCAGCAAGCTAAGCAGTTTATGCTACATTATGATCGTCCAAGCAATTTTGCGCTACCTAAACAAGATATTGTTACCAAGTACTGGGACtttatataa
- the LOC6648489 gene encoding dolichyl-diphosphooligosaccharide--protein glycosyltransferase subunit STT3A: MILAMARDLLTWEKQEHLVKLIILITAAVLSFATRLFSVLRFESVIHEFDPYFNYRTTRFLAEQGFYKFHNWFDDRAWYPLGRIIGGTIYPGLMVTSAALYRIMWLLNITIDIRNVCVFLAPFFSSLTTLVTYALTKEIHSTGAGLVAAALISIVPGYISRSVAGSYDNEGIAIFCMLFTYYLWIKAVKTGTIFWSSLSALAYFYMVSSWGGYVFLINLIPLHVLALMMTGRFSHRIYVAYSTLYCVGTILSMQISFVGFQPIQSSEHMLALGVFGLCQIHAFVDYLRSRMPKDHFELLFKTLVSSVLTIVLVVGTLLTITGKVSPWTGRFYSLLDPSYAKNHIPIIASVSEHQPTSWSSFYFDLQILVFLFPAGLYFCFARLTDSNIFIILYGVTSIYFAGVMVRLMLVLAPVMCVLSGIAISHLLAKYIKSVDAGGAAKATESKRQHKKLEQQSGGVKSEVAIGFVGIITLMLIVYTLHCTWVTSEAYSSPSIVLSARSHDGGRIIFDDFREAYYWLQMNTPEDARIMSWWDYGYQITAMANRTILVDNNTWNNTHISRVGQAMASSEEKAYEIMRELDVDYVLVIFGGLTGYSSDDINKFLWMVRIGGSTDRGAHIKEKDYYAANGEFRVDKEGSPTLLNCLMYKMCYYRFGQMYTEGGKAQGYDRVRAAEIGNKDFELDVLEEAYTTEHWLVRIYKVKDLPNRGV, from the exons ATGATCTTGGCTATGGCCAGGGACCTTTTAACCTGGGAGAAGCAAGAACATCTGGTTAAACTTATCATATTAATAACAGCTGCAGTTCTAT CGTTTGCCACGCGCTTATTTTCGGTGCTGCGTTTCGAGAGCGTGATACATGAATTTGATCCGTATTTTAATTACCGCACCACGCGGTTTTTGGCCGAGCAGGGCTTCTACAAATTCCACAATTGGTTCGACGATCGCGCCTGGTATCCGTTGGGCAGGATCATCGGTGGGACCATTTATCCCGGTCTTATGGTTACATCCGCCGCATTGTATCGGATAATGTGGCTATTGAACATAACCATAGATATACgcaatgtgtgtgtattcCTGGCGCCATTTTTCTCATCACTGACCACACTGGTCACCTATGCCCTTACCAAGGAGATTCAT AGCACAGGAGCTGGCCTGGTGGCGGCTGCCTTAATTTCGATTGTGCCTGGCTATATCTCGCGATCTGTGGCTGGTTCCTATGATAATGAGGGAATTGCCATCTTTTGCATGCTCTTCACTTACTATCTGTGGATCAAGGCTGTCAAGACTGGTACCATTTTTTGGTCAAGCCTTTCCGCTCTGGCCTATTTCTATATGGTCTCTTCGTGGGGTGGCTATGTTTTTCTTATCAATTTGATACCTTTGCACGTGCTTGCATTGATGATGACAGGACGATTCTCGCATCGCATCTATGTAGCATATAGCACCCTGTATTGTGTTGGCACAATCCTATCCATGCAGATTTCATTTGTTGGCTTCCAGCCCATCCAGAGCTCAGAACATATGCTG GCATTGGGTGTTTTTGGTCTCTGTCAGATACATGCTTTTGTCGATTATTTGCGCTCACGTATGCCGAAAGATCATTTTGAATTGCTCTTTAAGACGCTCGTGTCAAGTGTATTGACTATTGTGCTGGTTGTTGGTACCTTGTTGACTATCACCGGCAAGGTATCACCCTGGACTGGACGTTTCTATTCACTGCTGGATCCATCATATGCCAAAAATCATATACCAATTATTGCATCTGTATCAGAACATCAGCCTACATCATGGTCATCTTTCTATTTTGATCTGCAG ATTCTAGTCTTTCTGTTTCCTGCCGGCCTTTACTTTTGCTTTGCACGCCTCACCGACTCGAATATATTTATCATCTTGTATGGTGTGACAAGCATTTACTTTGCTGGCGTTATGGTTCGTCTGATGCTTGTCCTTGCGCCAGTGATGTGTGTACTCTCGGGCATAGCAATTTCCCATCTCTTGGCCAAATATATCAAAAGTGTCGATGCTGGAGGAGCAGCCAAGGCAACAGAAAGCAAGCGACAGCATAAAAAACTGGAACAACAGAGCGGTGGTGTTAAGAGTGAGGTGGCCATCGGTTTTGTGGGCATAATCACATTGATGCTAATCGTATATACTCTACACTGTACATGGGTAACCTCGGAAGCGTATTCGTCACCCAGCATTGTGCTCAGTGCTCGATCCCATGACGGCGGTCGCATTATATTTGATGATTTTCGTGAGGCCTATTACTGGCTGCAGATGAATACTCCAGAG GATGCTCGAATTATGTCTTGGTGGGATTATGGCTATCAGATAACAGCTATGGCAAATCGTACCATTTTGGTGGATAACAACACTTGGAATAATACTCATATCTCACGAGTTGGCCAGGCCATGGCATCATCTGAGGAGAAAGCATACGAGATAATGAGAGAATTGGATGTAGATTATGTATTAGTTATATTTGGTGGCCTAACCGGTTATTCATCCGATGATATTAACAAATTCCTTTGGATGGTACGCATCGGTGGCAGTACAGATCGCGGTGCTCACATCAAGGAAAAGGACTATTATGCGGCCAATGGTGAATTTCGGGTGGACAAAGAGGGATCACCAACATTACTCAATTGTCTGATGTACAAGATGTGCTATTATCGTTTTGGTCAAATGTACACAGAAGGTGGCAAGGCTCAAGGATATGATCGTGTTCGAGCGGCGGAAATTGGCAACAAGGATTTTGAGCTAGATGTTCTTGAAGAGGCCTATACCACAGAGCATTGGCTAGTGCGTATCTATAAAGTCAAAGACTTGCCAAATCGTGGTGTCTAA
- the LOC6648424 gene encoding cystathionine beta-synthase: MPPNKPYERPADFIDPGLPSKCKWHLGTKEQTPHTQREIAHRQKITPDILHVIGMTPLVKLNSIPAKEGIQCEMYAKCEFLNPGGSVKDRIGYRMVQDAEEKGLLKPGYTIIEPTSGNTGIGLAMAAAVKGYKCIIVMPEKMSNEKVYALRTLGAKIIRTPTEAPYDSPEGLIYVAQKLQRETPNSIVLDQYRNSGNPLAHYDGTGAEILWQLDNKVDMIVVSAGTAGTISGIGRKIKEQAPDCKIVGVDPFGSVLARPMELNRSDVQFYEVEGIGYDFPPTVYDATTIDVWTKIGDADCFPMSRRLNAEEGLLCGGSSGGAMTAALQHARTLKAGQRCVVILPDGIRNYMTKFVSDNWMEARGFKEPVNEHHHWWWSVPISELKLKQPQELLPYNCTVGTAIETMKKLQVQQLALSDEDNSSILGVVSQDTLINQIVSLNRQLTDPATKALNKRVIRLSESDILGKLARVLEVDPCVLIFGTNSTSGKEELKALATKLDVIAFIGNGSAKTNGTNLNGKH, from the exons ATGCCACCAAATAAGCCATATGAGAGGCCAGCGGATTTTATTGATCCTGGCCTGCCATCGAAATGTAAATGGCATTTGGGAACCAAGGAACAGACGCCACACACTCAGCGTGAGATCGCCCATAGGCAAAAGATAACACCGGATATTCTGCATGTGATTGGAATGACGCCATTGGTTAAGCTAAATAGCATTCCAGCCAAAGAGGGCATACAATGTGAAATGT ATGCCAAATGTGAGTTCTTGAATCCAGGGGGTTCAGTCAAAGATCGTATTGGCTATCGCATGGTCCAGGATGCCGAGGAGAAGGGTCTATTGAAACCTGGTTATACAATCATTGAGCCAACCTCTGGTAATACGGGCATTGGCCTGGCCATGGCCGCTGCTGTCAAGGGCTACAAGTGCATCATTGTGATGCCCGAGAAAATGTCCAATGAGAAGGTCTATGCCTTGCGTACCCTTGGCGCCAAGATCATTAGGACACCAACTGAGGCGCCATACGATTCACCCGAAGGTCTCATCTATGTGGCCCAGAAACTGCAGCGAGAGACACCCAATTCCATTGTCCTGGATCAGTATAGGAATTCGGGCAATCCATTGGCCCATTATGATGGCACTGGAGCCGAGATCCTTTGGCAATTGGACAACAAAGTGGATATGATTGTCGTTTCGGCTGGCACGGCTGGCACTATTAGCGGCATTGGTCGCAAGATTAAGGAACAGGCGCCCGATTGTAAAATTGTTGGCGTCGATCCATTTGGCTCAGTCTTGGCCCGTCCCATGGAACTGAATCGCAGCGATGTGCAATTCTATGAGGTGGAGGGCATTGGCTATGATTTTCCACCCACCGTCTACGATGCAACGACCATCGATGTGTGGACAAAGATCGGTGATGCCGATTGCTTTCCCATGAGCCGGCGTCTCAATGCCGAGGAAGGCCTCCTCTGTGGTGGCTCCAGCGGCGGTGCCATGACCGCAGCCCTGCAGCATGCCCGCACCTTGAAGGCCGGTCAACGCTGTGTGGTCATATTGCCGGATGGCATTAGAAATTACATGACAAAATTCGTCTCGGACAATTGGATGGAGGCCAGGGGCTTCAAAGAGCCTGTCAACGAGCATCATCATTGGTGGTGGTCTGTCCCCATTAGCGAATTGAAACTGAAGCAACCACAGGAATTGCTGCCATACAATTGCACAGTGGGTACGGCCATAGAGACCATGAAGAAGCTTCAAGTCCAGCAATTGGCCCTAAGCGATGAGGACAATAG CTCCATACTGGGTGTTGTCAGCCAGGACACGTTGATCAATCAGATTGTCAGCCTGAATCGTCAGCTCACGGATCCAGCCACAAAGGCTCTGAATAAACGTGTCATACGTCTAAGTGAATCCGATATTCTGGGTAAACTTGCTCGTGTCCTTGAAGTTGATCCATGTGTACTGATCTTTGGCACAAATTCAACGAGCGGCAAAGAAGAGCTAAAAGCTCTGGCCACAAAATTGGATGTGATTGCATTTATTGGAAATGGCAGCGCCAAAACCAATGGCACCAATTTGAATGGAAAGCATTAG
- the LOC6648425 gene encoding microsomal glutathione S-transferase 1 isoform X1, producing MTSIEQLLNFSNPIFKSYVFWTGVLVIKTLGMSLLTASQRFKTKTFANPEDLMSPKLKVKFDDPNVERVRRAHRNDLENILPFFIIGLLYTLTNPSAFLAITLFRVVGIARIVHTLVYAVVVVPQPARALSWFAAYGATIYMAVQVVLTAAF from the exons ATGACTTCAATTGAGCAACTTTTAAACTTTAGTAATCCCATTTTCAAGTCCTATGTCTTCTGGACTGGAGTCTTGGTGATCAAAACTCTGGGAATGAGTTTACTCACAGCTTCGCAGCGTTTTAAGACAAAG ACCTTTGCCAATCCCGAGGATTTGATGTCACCCAAGTTGAAAGTTAAATTCGATGATCCCAATGTAGAACGTGTACGTCGTGCTCACCGCAACGATCTGGAAAATATATTGCCCTTCTTTATCATTGGCCTACTGTACACGCTGACCAATCCATCAGCCTTCTTGGCCATCACACTGTTCCGTGTTGTGGGCATTGCCCGGATTGTCCACACATTGGTCTATGCCGTGGTTGTTGTCCCACAGCCGGCACGTGCTCTCTCCTGGTTTGCGGCCTACGGTGCTACCATCTACATGGCCGTCCAGGTGGTCCTAACAGCAGCTTTTTAA